One window from the genome of Methanospirillum lacunae encodes:
- a CDS encoding efflux RND transporter permease subunit: MTLLNSFYCGVADLVIKRPAEILLVMALLFLAALIVIGNLSMESGASIYLSHDDPSMRWYTIYTDKFALEKDVVLYISAPKPLDHALILDLGILKKELLRIPGVEDVQTVSDAILLANQGSIPATNDEIEEAFSRLSKSQQKEIIPDSLHTLGTVVTKGDTQSLLDPIQAVIDEAHLPPGVTIEISGSDAFDQQMMTEMTKQIFVLILGAFTLMFIGLFILFGSVRYRLLPLAFVMVGLVYLFGILGAFRVPINIGAIGGFPILLGLGIDYAVQFQARLNDELRVSSLEDAVRTTICNTGSAVLYAMVATMLGFVVLFITPLPILTGFTLTAIIGILCAYGATLFGFPALAILINYQPKDLPVSGRLDPFEKYNQILSGVAGKVARAPFLILVLVLVIAGIGMVIDNQIPIDTTEDSMVPADMPAKVVMDKVTNLLGSQTPVELVLTGSDLTSLESLQWMERYGVFITSVYPDEIIGYTSIATLVKEYNGGKLPDSLSELDEALSSIPESEKKKYLSEKIIGLMEFQTVSLKAQQMSDLRQVILDNVGWAQPPPGISARTSGMFELNAITLNDIVKFKPLMTNFAFLMILLFLIIAYRHFVSIAPMVPIICVVGWNAVVMWVFSIDYTFITASLGAITIGVSSEYTILMMERYLEERKTTPDLIEAISNSVQKIGASITVSGLVTAFGFSALLLSSFPIISNFGVMTVIAVIFSLIGAIIIMPAILAVLGRIEDHFE; encoded by the coding sequence ATGACCCTGCTTAATTCATTTTACTGTGGAGTAGCTGATCTAGTGATCAAGAGACCTGCAGAAATACTCCTTGTTATGGCTCTTTTATTTCTTGCCGCTCTCATCGTTATTGGAAATCTCTCCATGGAATCCGGTGCATCCATCTACCTGAGCCATGATGATCCATCGATGAGATGGTATACCATCTATACCGATAAATTTGCCCTTGAAAAAGATGTTGTTTTGTATATTTCAGCCCCAAAGCCTCTTGACCACGCTCTGATTTTGGATCTTGGTATTCTCAAAAAGGAACTACTCCGGATACCGGGGGTGGAAGATGTTCAAACGGTTTCTGATGCTATTCTCCTTGCAAATCAGGGATCCATTCCTGCAACAAATGATGAGATAGAAGAGGCTTTTTCCCGTCTTTCAAAATCCCAACAAAAAGAGATCATTCCTGACTCTCTGCATACCCTGGGAACAGTTGTCACAAAGGGTGACACTCAGTCACTTCTTGACCCAATCCAGGCAGTAATTGATGAAGCACATCTTCCTCCCGGTGTTACCATAGAGATCAGTGGAAGTGATGCTTTTGATCAGCAGATGATGACCGAGATGACAAAGCAGATCTTTGTACTGATTCTCGGTGCATTTACTCTGATGTTTATCGGCCTATTTATTCTCTTTGGATCTGTCAGGTACCGCCTTCTACCTCTTGCCTTTGTGATGGTCGGGCTTGTTTATCTCTTTGGAATATTGGGTGCATTCCGGGTTCCAATCAACATCGGTGCAATTGGTGGGTTTCCCATTCTTCTTGGACTTGGTATCGATTATGCTGTTCAGTTCCAGGCACGACTCAATGATGAACTACGTGTCTCTTCTTTGGAGGATGCGGTAAGAACGACCATTTGTAATACCGGGTCTGCAGTTCTGTATGCAATGGTTGCCACAATGCTCGGGTTTGTTGTTTTGTTCATCACTCCGCTTCCAATTTTGACCGGTTTTACGTTAACTGCAATAATTGGTATTCTCTGTGCATATGGAGCGACTCTCTTTGGATTTCCAGCTCTTGCAATTCTCATAAATTATCAGCCCAAGGATCTTCCAGTCAGTGGAAGACTTGATCCGTTTGAGAAGTACAATCAGATACTCTCCGGTGTTGCAGGCAAAGTTGCCAGAGCTCCTTTTCTTATCCTTGTTCTGGTTCTCGTAATAGCCGGAATCGGGATGGTAATAGACAATCAGATCCCGATAGATACCACTGAAGATTCAATGGTTCCAGCAGACATGCCTGCAAAGGTGGTGATGGATAAAGTTACAAATCTTCTGGGTTCCCAGACTCCGGTAGAACTGGTTCTTACAGGATCTGATCTGACATCCCTTGAGTCTCTTCAGTGGATGGAGCGATATGGTGTTTTTATTACATCTGTGTATCCTGATGAAATTATCGGGTATACAAGTATTGCGACTCTGGTCAAGGAATACAACGGTGGAAAACTCCCGGATTCTTTGTCTGAACTAGATGAAGCTTTGTCATCAATTCCTGAAAGTGAAAAGAAGAAATATCTCTCTGAAAAGATTATCGGCTTGATGGAGTTTCAGACTGTTTCTTTGAAAGCTCAACAGATGAGCGATCTCAGGCAGGTCATACTTGATAATGTAGGTTGGGCTCAACCACCACCTGGCATTTCTGCCAGGACAAGTGGAATGTTTGAACTGAATGCCATAACCCTGAATGATATTGTCAAGTTCAAACCTCTGATGACAAATTTTGCATTCCTGATGATTCTTCTTTTCCTGATTATTGCGTACCGCCATTTTGTATCTATTGCACCAATGGTACCGATCATCTGTGTTGTCGGTTGGAATGCTGTGGTAATGTGGGTATTCTCCATAGATTATACCTTTATTACTGCTTCTCTTGGTGCAATTACTATTGGAGTATCATCTGAGTACACCATCCTGATGATGGAACGGTATCTTGAAGAGAGAAAAACAACTCCTGATCTTATTGAAGCGATTTCAAATAGTGTACAAAAAATCGGAGCATCGATAACAGTGTCCGGGCTTGTAACTGCCTTTGGATTTTCTGCTCTCCTGCTCTCATCATTTCCAATTATTTCGAATTTCGGTGTAATGACAGTGATAGCAGTGATATTCTCACTCATTGGGGCGATTATTATTATGCCGGCGATTTTGGCAGTCCTTGGAAGGATAGAGGATCACTTTGAATAA
- a CDS encoding methyl-accepting chemotaxis protein, with the protein MGFINRWRSLPVRKKVILLISIVIILVLFYSAFFYISLGLLKVNGPVYDKIISGKDLIADILPPPEYIVEPYQISLELLDERDPLQIQTGIDTLGRLEKDYNTRHQYWSQVLPPGIIREKMINDSYIPASQFWNILHSDFLPAIQSADYETAKKVAYGDLKSNYQKHRAVIDEIVILSNKQNLQIEEMARSEERNAYLIILVTSGILFAFLLTVGLIFLRIFKPLEETTMMLREMRKGHLSMRLNANRFDEIGEIGKALNEFADDLQNTIYGLNQIALGNLSSSFIPKDEKDEITPAIITIQSSLKILLNEIHTLTTAAVHGKLNASADTSTVCGDYKTILEGINQTLEAFMIPVKESIRLCELYADGHFETEMNTEIKYPGDFEKFRESINKIGVEISSSIQVILNQMDDLSSYAEYAHKGIEDVKHGAEIITANADNTRNNAEHSNIGVSQVVTSMEDQLKKVMTVTQNVDAIARKTSDVYESALSGNEAAHHAERMMNLIKESSKDSFTHMEDMDRQIADIHQISTIITTISDQINLLALNAAIEAARAGESGVGFAVVSQEIKLLAEQTGSFAEKIGDTINRISQSSSIVSKSIQSVDKTIQDGQTALNTIFEYFSQLTTSIDDINQKMLLISDVTQDQATSFKEIMSTINDLNILIKQTSKDALISASTAEEALAMVGQLTNIIKQVEIAVNTIHINVKKFSIKY; encoded by the coding sequence ATGGGATTTATAAACAGATGGCGATCTCTTCCAGTACGGAAAAAAGTTATTTTATTGATCTCGATTGTAATAATCCTTGTTTTATTTTATAGTGCTTTCTTTTACATTAGTTTAGGACTTTTAAAGGTCAATGGACCGGTATATGATAAGATAATCAGTGGTAAAGACCTCATTGCAGATATTCTTCCACCTCCCGAGTATATCGTTGAACCTTATCAGATCTCACTCGAATTGCTTGATGAAAGAGATCCACTACAGATTCAAACTGGTATTGACACACTTGGACGTTTAGAAAAAGATTATAATACCCGACATCAATACTGGTCCCAGGTCCTCCCTCCCGGGATAATCAGGGAAAAAATGATAAATGATTCATATATACCGGCATCTCAATTCTGGAATATTCTACATTCTGACTTTCTCCCGGCAATCCAATCAGCAGACTATGAAACTGCTAAAAAAGTCGCATATGGAGATCTCAAATCGAATTATCAAAAACACCGGGCAGTAATTGATGAGATAGTAATCCTATCAAACAAGCAAAATCTTCAGATCGAAGAGATGGCAAGGTCAGAAGAGAGAAATGCGTATCTAATAATTTTAGTAACATCAGGAATATTATTTGCATTTCTTCTGACAGTTGGGTTAATCTTCTTAAGGATTTTTAAACCTCTGGAAGAGACGACAATGATGCTCAGAGAAATGAGAAAAGGACATCTTTCTATGCGACTCAATGCAAACCGGTTTGATGAAATAGGTGAGATCGGAAAAGCATTAAATGAATTTGCTGATGACCTTCAAAACACAATATATGGCCTTAATCAAATAGCACTTGGAAATCTCTCTTCCTCTTTTATCCCTAAGGATGAAAAAGACGAAATTACTCCGGCAATAATAACTATTCAATCATCCTTGAAAATTCTTCTCAACGAAATTCATACTCTTACAACAGCAGCAGTGCATGGAAAATTAAATGCTTCCGCTGATACATCCACAGTATGTGGAGATTATAAAACAATTCTTGAAGGAATTAATCAGACTCTTGAAGCATTCATGATTCCGGTCAAAGAATCAATTCGGCTTTGTGAATTGTATGCAGACGGGCACTTTGAAACCGAAATGAACACAGAAATTAAATATCCCGGTGATTTTGAAAAATTCCGTGAATCAATAAACAAAATTGGTGTTGAAATTTCATCATCAATTCAGGTTATCCTAAATCAGATGGATGATCTTTCTTCATATGCAGAGTATGCTCATAAAGGAATAGAAGATGTAAAACATGGTGCTGAAATAATTACCGCCAATGCTGATAATACACGAAATAATGCCGAACATAGTAATATTGGCGTTTCTCAGGTCGTAACCTCAATGGAAGATCAATTAAAAAAAGTTATGACAGTTACGCAAAATGTCGATGCTATTGCCAGGAAAACATCTGACGTATATGAGTCAGCACTGAGTGGAAATGAAGCTGCTCACCATGCAGAACGTATGATGAATCTCATAAAAGAAAGTTCGAAAGACAGTTTTACCCACATGGAAGATATGGACCGGCAGATCGCAGATATTCATCAGATATCAACAATTATTACTACAATATCAGATCAGATAAACCTCCTGGCATTAAATGCAGCTATAGAAGCGGCCAGGGCAGGAGAGAGTGGAGTTGGATTTGCTGTCGTTTCACAGGAGATTAAGTTATTGGCTGAACAGACAGGATCATTTGCTGAAAAAATCGGAGATACTATTAACAGGATAAGCCAGAGTAGTTCAATTGTGTCAAAATCAATACAAAGCGTAGATAAAACGATACAAGATGGACAAACAGCACTCAATACAATATTTGAATACTTCTCTCAGTTAACAACATCAATAGATGATATCAATCAAAAAATGTTGCTTATTTCAGATGTGACACAAGATCAGGCTACATCATTTAAAGAAATAATGTCTACAATAAATGATCTTAACATTTTAATAAAACAAACATCAAAAGATGCATTGATCTCGGCTTCCACAGCTGAAGAAGCTCTTGCTATGGTTGGCCAATTGACAAATATTATTAAGCAAGTAGAAATCGCAGTCAATACCATCCACATCAATGTTAAAAAATTTTCTATCAAATACTAA
- a CDS encoding response regulator, which translates to MKDYDFAKHNLYRRPFGVVMIRILYVDDSREILDIGKTLLEINPNFRVDTTISGTDALALLKQKTYHAIISDYFMPDKDGITFLKQVREYNKTIPFIIFTGRGDESIVIEALNNGADFYLKKGQEVRTLFTEISQIIQILISKTESKEKLTSSEEKFRILSESTHAAILIYQDDRWIYANPAAEKITEYSVDELKLMKYWEIFHPDYQNQIRETGKARQLGDEIAPKSTEIKIITKSGKEHWIDYVANTISIEDKIGGLITGIDVSERKESEFNLAQSEEKYRSIFENLIDIYYYTDINGTIRNISPSCKKILGFFPDELIGRSSLELYPNNKQRDDFINSLWADKIVKNLEIELLNSLGSPVPVSISGHIIYGSTGLPIGVEGTIRDISDRKQIEDALTKSKREYHSLFEHMLDGYAYCQIIYDEKGYPKDWRYLDVNDSFERLTGLTNTTGKLVSEILPGINEQMPELFEILNKVCASGNPGIFEVEFKKYHIWLHFSIYQPEPDYFITILENITKRKQDETTLQHLVAQYKTILVNVPSMIWYKDTDHAFIKINPTAAKVFGKTPAEIEGKRFEEIFPDKKDIYRADDIEIIQTGKPKLGLKEQLITAQGEHIWVQSDKVPLKDESGIIFGILVVSTDITERIKTKEAIILANKKLNLLANITRHDIVNQLQGLFLALDLLKTEDLSVTTQENITRINFFTKNIERQIAFTRDYQDIGLKSPIWQDLQAIIQTVISSFEWSYISIEVDIDNIEIFADPLLEKVFHNLIENSIKYGEKITQIHIYDTKGPEEYCIICSDDGIGIPAKYKKGIFKREYYRHTGFGLNLSKEILEITGITIKETGEEGIGARFEITVPKGNFRYVN; encoded by the coding sequence GTGAAAGATTATGACTTTGCAAAACACAATCTATATCGTAGGCCATTTGGAGTAGTGATGATACGAATATTATATGTCGATGATTCACGGGAAATATTAGATATTGGAAAAACATTACTTGAAATAAATCCCAATTTCAGAGTCGATACCACAATATCTGGTACCGATGCCTTGGCACTCCTGAAACAAAAAACATATCATGCCATCATCTCCGATTATTTCATGCCGGATAAAGATGGAATAACATTCTTAAAACAGGTTCGAGAATATAATAAAACAATTCCTTTTATAATATTTACGGGGAGAGGAGACGAATCAATAGTAATTGAAGCTTTAAATAATGGGGCTGATTTTTATCTGAAAAAAGGTCAAGAAGTCAGAACACTGTTTACAGAAATATCTCAAATCATACAAATATTAATATCAAAAACTGAGTCTAAAGAAAAACTCACTAGTAGCGAAGAAAAATTTCGAATTCTATCAGAATCCACCCATGCTGCCATACTGATTTACCAAGACGACAGGTGGATCTATGCAAATCCTGCCGCTGAAAAAATAACTGAATACTCAGTTGATGAACTAAAATTAATGAAATATTGGGAGATATTCCATCCGGATTATCAGAACCAAATACGAGAAACCGGGAAAGCCAGGCAACTAGGTGATGAGATAGCACCTAAAAGCACTGAAATCAAAATAATTACTAAAAGTGGCAAAGAACACTGGATTGACTATGTGGCAAATACAATATCAATAGAAGATAAAATCGGAGGATTAATAACTGGAATAGATGTTTCCGAGAGAAAAGAGAGTGAATTCAATCTTGCACAAAGCGAAGAAAAATATCGCTCAATATTTGAAAACCTAATTGATATTTATTATTATACAGATATCAATGGGACAATTCGGAATATTTCTCCATCATGTAAAAAAATTTTAGGATTCTTTCCGGATGAATTAATAGGGCGATCTTCATTGGAATTATATCCAAATAATAAACAACGTGATGATTTTATTAATTCCCTTTGGGCTGATAAAATAGTCAAAAACTTAGAAATAGAACTTCTTAATTCATTAGGGTCTCCTGTTCCTGTCTCAATAAGCGGTCATATTATATACGGCTCAACTGGACTGCCCATTGGAGTTGAAGGAACAATCAGGGATATTTCAGATAGAAAGCAGATAGAAGATGCTCTTACAAAAAGTAAGAGAGAATACCATTCTCTTTTTGAACACATGCTTGATGGATATGCGTATTGTCAGATAATATACGACGAAAAGGGCTATCCTAAAGATTGGAGATATCTTGATGTAAATGACTCATTTGAGAGGCTTACCGGCCTTACAAATACTACCGGAAAACTTGTATCAGAAATTCTTCCTGGAATTAATGAACAAATGCCAGAACTCTTTGAAATATTAAATAAGGTTTGTGCATCCGGGAATCCTGGTATTTTTGAAGTTGAATTTAAAAAATACCACATTTGGCTTCACTTCTCAATATATCAACCTGAACCTGATTATTTTATTACAATTCTTGAAAATATTACTAAAAGAAAACAAGATGAGACAACATTGCAGCATCTTGTCGCCCAATATAAGACGATATTAGTGAATGTCCCATCAATGATCTGGTATAAAGATACAGATCATGCATTTATTAAAATAAATCCTACCGCTGCTAAAGTATTTGGAAAAACACCTGCTGAAATCGAGGGGAAACGATTCGAAGAAATATTCCCAGATAAAAAAGATATTTACAGAGCAGATGATATTGAAATAATTCAGACTGGTAAACCTAAACTTGGTTTAAAAGAACAACTGATAACAGCTCAAGGCGAGCACATTTGGGTGCAAAGTGATAAAGTTCCACTCAAAGATGAATCAGGTATTATCTTTGGAATTCTGGTCGTTAGCACAGATATAACTGAAAGAATAAAAACAAAAGAGGCGATAATATTAGCAAATAAAAAACTCAACCTTCTCGCAAATATTACCCGCCATGACATTGTAAATCAGTTACAGGGGTTATTTCTTGCTCTTGATTTATTGAAAACTGAAGATTTATCAGTAACAACACAGGAAAATATTACCCGGATAAATTTCTTTACAAAAAATATTGAAAGACAGATTGCATTTACACGGGACTATCAGGACATTGGTCTCAAATCTCCTATCTGGCAGGATCTACAGGCAATAATCCAGACAGTAATCAGCTCATTTGAATGGTCTTACATTTCCATTGAAGTAGATATTGATAACATTGAGATATTTGCAGATCCTTTACTTGAGAAAGTATTTCATAATCTAATTGAGAATTCAATAAAATACGGTGAAAAGATTACCCAAATCCACATCTATGATACAAAAGGACCAGAAGAATATTGTATCATCTGTAGCGATGACGGGATAGGTATACCAGCAAAATATAAAAAAGGCATATTTAAACGGGAATACTACAGACACACCGGGTTTGGTCTGAATCTTTCTAAAGAGATATTAGAAATTACCGGGATCACTATCAAAGAAACCGGAGAAGAAGGAATCGGTGCACGATTTGAAATAACTGTTCCGAAAGGTAACTTTCGGTATGTTAATTAA
- a CDS encoding COG1361 S-layer family protein, which produces MTILTPSGIFGTCNHDHSRRFYIKKLLYVLVICVAISGSVCHAFAVPYPYGEPEFSATIVGDYECTPGNVTPLLIKVANVATNPELILDVSNPVESTPIVPYAVLLTLEPGNSPADIIHTVQTLPALPPATGIPLTFPVIIPADAPAGPYYLDLNIQYQYADSIAKDGLTDVFHYTTKEVTLKIPIVVKEKVRVRVDNISASYMAPGQVGIISADITNVGYYSGKNASAELTTAKGSPVTIYQGGYHLGTFDVGETRSVEWRASVSDKLDASSIPAVVQISYEDKNQNLTKSQPVSIGIPVSAGPKFNITYDRPKITPGGSTVVRVTYINTGDAPAFGATAKIVPVNPVSSKQTGGMLGTIAPGESVTTDYEFSLSQKALVKPYGVLTDIKFRGEDGSVYLSDPLKIELNTIEPGIIAILLSPVSLVILIGVILVFGYLFLRKEGRLI; this is translated from the coding sequence ATGACCATCCTGACTCCTTCAGGTATTTTCGGGACCTGTAACCATGATCATAGCAGAAGATTTTATATAAAAAAATTACTCTATGTGCTTGTCATCTGCGTTGCGATATCTGGATCTGTATGTCATGCATTTGCAGTACCGTACCCGTATGGTGAACCGGAGTTTTCTGCAACAATAGTGGGAGATTATGAATGTACACCAGGAAATGTTACTCCACTTCTCATCAAAGTTGCAAATGTTGCAACAAATCCTGAACTTATTCTTGATGTATCAAACCCCGTAGAATCAACTCCAATCGTCCCTTATGCAGTGTTACTCACTCTTGAACCTGGAAATTCTCCAGCAGATATCATTCATACAGTGCAGACATTACCTGCACTGCCACCTGCTACAGGTATTCCTCTCACATTTCCAGTAATTATTCCTGCTGATGCACCAGCCGGCCCATATTATTTGGACCTCAATATTCAGTATCAATACGCAGATTCTATCGCGAAAGATGGGCTGACAGATGTGTTTCATTACACAACAAAAGAGGTAACTCTTAAAATACCGATTGTAGTAAAAGAAAAAGTCAGAGTTCGTGTTGATAACATTTCTGCCTCATATATGGCTCCCGGGCAGGTCGGAATTATCAGTGCAGATATTACTAATGTTGGTTATTATTCTGGAAAGAATGCGTCAGCAGAATTAACAACAGCTAAGGGCAGTCCGGTCACTATCTACCAGGGTGGATATCATCTTGGTACCTTTGATGTTGGAGAAACCAGGAGTGTAGAATGGCGAGCATCTGTTTCAGATAAACTTGATGCTTCCTCTATTCCGGCTGTTGTCCAGATATCATATGAAGATAAAAATCAGAATCTTACCAAGTCACAACCGGTATCAATAGGAATTCCTGTAAGCGCTGGTCCAAAATTCAATATAACATATGATCGTCCGAAAATAACACCCGGTGGATCAACAGTTGTCCGTGTTACATACATCAATACCGGCGATGCACCAGCATTCGGAGCAACTGCGAAAATTGTCCCTGTGAACCCGGTCAGCTCAAAACAGACTGGTGGCATGCTAGGAACAATTGCACCTGGCGAATCGGTTACAACCGATTACGAATTCTCCCTCAGCCAGAAGGCCCTGGTCAAACCATATGGAGTTTTAACTGATATTAAATTCCGTGGAGAAGATGGATCTGTGTACCTCTCTGATCCACTGAAGATAGAACTCAACACCATCGAACCGGGAATCATAGCCATTCTTCTCTCTCCTGTTTCTCTTGTGATACTTATCGGGGTAATTCTTGTATTTGGATATCTGTTTTTAAGAAAGGAAGGACGGCTTATATGA
- a CDS encoding COG1361 S-layer family protein: MTGALKFCFYGIFFIAILNILISPALAGDKYSSGEMVLTAGIGGSNELQIGEKTQIIVTIANSGLINMKFVNTGTITPDYLPTTALSLSALLEGGDSPVQVSSDPQILGDVKSGSVVQAPFVITVPDSAQAGAYQLPLTLEYKYMDEATQNGLDEIQYTFKEEKQTLSIPITLRKSVRLGINSIDSGDLYVGGDGHIIVNVSNIGSDDGKNTVFYLEPVGKGPIAPYQDSVYQGDFPVRSFANLSYKVSVASNADPSIQYPLTLQAVYTDYQGLTAQSDKKSVSAGFRPKISFTIGNQQNTINSGGEGVITVPYTNTGSDTIYNAQAGITIVDPFTSEDDQAYLGTMKPGDTAVAKFKLNVNSGSTSKQYALDSEIRYTDENLTEFVSDPIKVPVTVTDSNGNMMMIGGIILLVVIIGGGFLYLRRRHHN; the protein is encoded by the coding sequence ATGACTGGAGCCCTGAAGTTTTGTTTTTATGGAATATTTTTCATCGCCATTTTAAACATACTGATTTCCCCTGCATTAGCCGGTGACAAATACTCATCAGGTGAAATGGTTCTGACTGCCGGGATTGGAGGCAGTAATGAACTGCAGATAGGAGAGAAAACCCAGATCATTGTGACAATAGCAAACTCCGGTCTTATCAATATGAAGTTTGTCAATACAGGAACTATCACACCTGATTATCTCCCGACAACTGCTCTTTCACTATCAGCACTCCTGGAGGGAGGAGACTCTCCAGTTCAGGTGTCTTCTGACCCACAAATATTAGGGGATGTAAAATCAGGTTCCGTAGTTCAGGCACCGTTTGTTATCACAGTTCCTGATTCAGCTCAGGCAGGAGCGTACCAACTTCCTCTGACTCTGGAATACAAATACATGGATGAAGCTACCCAGAATGGACTGGATGAGATCCAGTACACTTTCAAAGAAGAGAAACAGACACTCAGTATCCCAATTACGTTGAGAAAAAGTGTTCGTCTTGGAATCAATTCAATTGATTCAGGAGATCTCTATGTTGGAGGTGATGGGCATATCATTGTCAATGTAAGCAATATTGGATCAGATGACGGGAAAAACACAGTTTTTTATCTTGAACCGGTTGGAAAAGGTCCGATAGCACCGTATCAGGATAGCGTGTACCAGGGAGATTTCCCTGTGAGGTCATTTGCAAATCTATCCTATAAAGTATCTGTTGCTTCTAATGCAGATCCATCAATACAATATCCTCTGACACTTCAGGCGGTATACACCGATTACCAGGGCCTTACTGCACAGAGTGACAAAAAGTCTGTGAGTGCAGGATTCAGACCAAAAATTTCATTTACAATAGGTAATCAGCAGAATACCATTAATTCAGGTGGCGAAGGAGTCATCACTGTTCCATATACGAATACCGGATCAGACACTATCTATAATGCCCAGGCAGGAATCACAATTGTCGATCCATTTACCAGTGAAGATGACCAGGCTTATCTTGGTACTATGAAGCCCGGAGATACTGCTGTTGCAAAGTTTAAATTAAATGTTAATAGTGGATCCACAAGTAAGCAGTATGCTCTTGATTCAGAAATCAGGTACACAGATGAGAATCTGACAGAATTTGTATCTGACCCGATAAAAGTCCCGGTCACTGTGACTGATTCAAATGGGAATATGATGATGATTGGAGGAATTATTCTCCTCGTAGTTATTATCGGAGGAGGATTTCTCTATCTCCGCCGCAGGCATCACAATTAA